CGAAATCGGTACATGCCCCCCCACACAAATAGGCGCGGTATGCTGGCTGATCTGGTAACCTTTGGGAAGGTCAGGGTAGAAATAGTTTTTTCGGGCGAAAAAGTTCTCTTTCTCGATGGCGCAATGGCAGGCAAACCCCAGCCTGATGGCCAGTTCTACCGCCTTGCGGTTCATGAAGGGCAGGGTGCCGGGGTGCCCGAGCGTAACGGGACTGATATGGGTGTTGGGCTGGCCGCCGAAGGCAGCGGAATCCCTGCTGAATAATTTACTGGCTGTCAGCAGCTGGGCATGCACTTCCAGGCCAATTACCGCTTCATATTTGTTATAATCGATGCTCGCGCTCATAAGTTGATATCACTGCTGATTCGTACAAAGATATTCAAACTGCAAAAAAGCAGGGAATTTTCACGAAATTGTATATCCAACAATCACCCTATGGCTGCTATTCAAGACATACACCAGTCCCAGCGCGCTTTTTTCGACTCCGGCGCCACCCGTTCCCTGTCGTTCCGTAAATCGGCGCTGAAGAAGCTGAAAAAATCGCTGAAAAGGCATGAAAAGGATATTCTGACGGCATTGCACGCTGATCTCCGAAAGGCACCGGTAGAGGCATTCGCGAGCGAAATAGGGCTGTTGTACGATGAAATCGACCATACGCTCAACAATCTCCGCCAGTGGATGCGCCCCCAGCCCGTAAGCTCCCCATTGATGCATTACCCATCCTCCAGCACGGTTTACAGGGAACCGAAGGGGCTGACGCTCCTCATCGGCCCATGGAATTACCCTTTCCAGCTGGTGGTGAACCCGCTGATCGGGGCGGTGGCGGCGGGCAACTGCGCCATCGTGAAGCCCTCCGAGCTGGCGCCCGCCACGGAAGCGGTGGTGGCCAAAGTGATCGAGGACGCCTTCGCGCCGGAACACGTTGCCACCGTTACAGGCGACGGGGCCACGGTGGTCCCCGCCATCATGGCGCACCGCTTCGACCACGTGTTTTTCACCGGCAGCATCCCCGTGGGCCGGAAAATCCTGGAAATGGCCGCGCCGCACCTCACGCCCGTGACCCTCGAGCTGGGCGGTAAAAGCCCCTGCGTGGTCGACGCCCGCGCCGATATCAAAACCGCGGCGAAAAGGATCGTTTGGGGAAAATGCTGGAACGCGGGACAAACGTGTATCGCACCGGATTATGTGCTGGCAGATAAGAAGATCATGCCCGAGCTGCTGGAGCACATGCGCGACGCGGTGACGCAGTTTTACGGTGACGATCCCGCGAAGAGCGGCGATTATCCGCGGATCATCAACGAGCGGCAGTTCGATCGCCTTTCGGGGTACCTGGGCGAGGGGAATGTTTTCTACGGCGGGCAAACCAATCGTGCGGATAAATACATCGCGCCCACGATCCTCACGGATATACAGCCGGGAGCGAAGGTGATGCAGGAGGAAATCTTCGGGCCCATCCTGCCTGTGATCCCTTATAACGACACCGCGGAAGCCGTCAAAATAATAACATCGAATCCATATCCTTTATCGCTTTACATCTTCACCAAAAACGCGCGCACCGCGCAAACCTTCATCGATAAAGTAGCATTTGGCGGCGGGTGCATCAACAACACGCTGGTTCATTTCACCAACCTGGAAATACCATTTGGCGGCATCGGCCCCAGCGGTATGGGGCGCTACCACGGCCGCTTCAGTTTCGACGAGTTCTCGCACATCAAAGGCGTGATGAAAACCGGCACCTGGCTGGATGTTCCGGTGAAATACCCACCGTTCGGCAACAAGCTGAAAGTGTTGAAGATGATGCAGAAATAATGTGAGAATTTCCTTTCCACCATTTCATAAAGAAAGGCGGCGAAAAAGTTTTGCGTTTGGAGAATTGTTAGTATTGGATGTAACAATTCGCCAAACGCTTTTTTTATCAGCATATTAGGAAATTGTGGCGCGGGGGGATAAGTTGAATAAATGTTGATGAAAAAGTTTCGTTGATGAATTGTTTTAATTGAATTGTTCACTTAAAACACATTATTATGGTAGCGTAAAGACGTTCACCACGAAGAATGGAGAAACGATCGAAATTGATTTCAGGAAGAAGTAGGATCGCAAAACATTGGAAGAATTTCGCGATATACTTGAAGGCCGCAAGTAAAAAAGTTGTATGGATAAGAAAGTACGGATACCATCCGGTACCATAATTTCCATTGAACTGGGAAGTTTGGTGGGAGCGGGAAGCGGGATGGTATTAGTTAGTCTATGCCAGAACATTGCAGATGGAAACACTTTTAAAACCGGGTTGGTTTTGTTGGCACCTCCGATTACTATCGGTCTGAAATTCGTTTTTGGCATGTGCTCGCCGGTAGCCCTAAATTATATCCGGCACTTTCGCGTAAATAGACCAAAAGTGAACCTTGTGGCCCGGATAAACAAAAAGTTAGAAGAACCTGGCTCCGCAGAGGTAATGACCTTTCTGGAGGAAATGCGAACGTCCATCCAGTTGTCGATTATTGATGACAAACTGGCCCAGATAGAAGCAATAAAGAATGCGGAAGACAATGTACGCTAACACTCGTACACAATTAAAACGGCCCGGGATGAACCCGGGCCGCTTCTCTTTGCTTTACACTTAAACTATATCTGCCTTACTGTTTACAAATTTTCGGAGCGCAGTTTGCGCGGTACTTTTACCGTCAGCGTTTCGGTTTTGCCGTTGCGGCGGATGCCGAAAGTGAGGGTGGTTTTATCTTTCGCTTCGCGGTAACCTGTGGAAACTTCGCGGGCGTTTTTCAGCGGTTTTCCATCTAATGAAAGAATGATGTCACCATTTTTGAAGCCGGCTTTTTCGGCTGTTGATCCTGCTTCTACAGATTGCACGGTAGCGCCGTCGTTTTCTTCACGGTCCTGCACCTGGAGGCCCAGTTTGGGTTGGGCATTCGGGTTGAAGAGCTCATCGAAGCCGCGGGGCATGGTGAATGTCCGGGGTTCGTCTGGCATACGGGGTGTGCGGAAGCGGCGGCCCCTCATTTCGTCTTCGGCCGTGTTGCGCGGTTGGAGGGTGGCTTTGGCTTTCTGTTCCTTTTTATCGCGTAAATAGGTGACGGTCACTTCGTTGCCGGGTTGGAGTTTACCGATGGTTTCGAAAAGCTCCTGCGGCTCGGTGATATTCGTATCGTTGATTTTCGTGATCACGTCGCCGGTTTTGAGGCCCGCTTTGGCCGCCGGACTGCCTTCCGCCACTTCCGTAATGGTAGCGCCTTCTGCGGAAGATTTCTCCGTGATGACACCTAGCACCGCCGGACCAGGCCTAATATCGTTTTCAAAAGAAAATGCGGGGGCTTCGTCCGTGAAATTGCCGTTGCGGGGTGTAATGATGCGGCGTTTTACCGAGATGTTTTCTCCCTGGTAGTCGCGGATGGGCTTGCCGTCTACGAAAACGTCGCCGTCTTTGATCTCCACCGTTACTTTCGCGTCTTTTGCTTCGCCTTTACGCTTGATGATGATTTCATCATATTCTCCCAGCTTCTGGCTACGGGCGTCCTGGGCGGATACCGCTGTCGAAGCCAGGGTAAAGGCGAGGAGAAGCGAGCTGCCGGAAAAAAGAAGTTTGCGCATAGATCGTCTATATTTTTTGTGACACGGCAAATGTAAGCGTGGGAGCGGGTAAAAAAATGTTAAAAAAGGGTAGCAGTAGATAAGGGAATGTTAAAAAAAGGCTCCCGGAGGAGCCTTTTTATCTAGAGGATGTTTTTCACTTTTTCGATCACCGTCGCGAACTGGCTGGCGTCTTGCCCGCCGGCCGTTGCCAGCGTAGGCTGACCGCCCCCGCCGCCTTTGATGAGGCCGGCTACTTGTTCTTTAATGATCTTCTGCGCGTTGAGGCCCTTGTCTTTCGCAAGATCGTCGGAGAGGAGCACTACCACCTGCGCTTTACCGCCGGCATTGGCGCAAAGCACGGCCGCGAAGGGCGCGGTGAGGAGGTCTTTCAGCGCGAGGGCGTATTGCCGCAGCATGTCGCCGCTGGAAACCTCCAGCTCGGTGCCAAGGAATTGTACGCCATTGATGGAAACCGCCTGCTGCGGGAGCGCTGCCGCGCCCTGCTGCACTTGCTTCAGCTCGATGGCCGCGAGCTGCTTTTCGAGGGCGGCTTTTTCGGCTACGAGCGTTTCCACAGCTTTGGCGGGCTCTTTCGGGTTCTTGATGGCGGCTTTCACTTCTTTCAGCTGCGCGATCTGTTCGTTGATATATGCTTCCGCTTTCGCGCCGGTGACGGCTTCCACCCTTCTCACGCCGGCCGCTACCGCGCCTTCGGAGAGGAATTTGAAGAGGCCGAGCTCGCCGGTGTGTCCCACGTGCGTGCCGCCGCAAAGCTCCAGGGAATAAGACGGATCGATGGTCACCACGCGAACGGTTTCGCCATACTTCTCGCCGAAAAGCGCCATTGCGCCGAGTTCCATCGCGGCGTCGCGGGGCATTTCGCGGATGATGACGGGGATGTTCTCGCGGATCTTTTGGTTTACGATCATT
Above is a genomic segment from Chitinophaga pollutisoli containing:
- a CDS encoding aldehyde dehydrogenase, producing MAAIQDIHQSQRAFFDSGATRSLSFRKSALKKLKKSLKRHEKDILTALHADLRKAPVEAFASEIGLLYDEIDHTLNNLRQWMRPQPVSSPLMHYPSSSTVYREPKGLTLLIGPWNYPFQLVVNPLIGAVAAGNCAIVKPSELAPATEAVVAKVIEDAFAPEHVATVTGDGATVVPAIMAHRFDHVFFTGSIPVGRKILEMAAPHLTPVTLELGGKSPCVVDARADIKTAAKRIVWGKCWNAGQTCIAPDYVLADKKIMPELLEHMRDAVTQFYGDDPAKSGDYPRIINERQFDRLSGYLGEGNVFYGGQTNRADKYIAPTILTDIQPGAKVMQEEIFGPILPVIPYNDTAEAVKIITSNPYPLSLYIFTKNARTAQTFIDKVAFGGGCINNTLVHFTNLEIPFGGIGPSGMGRYHGRFSFDEFSHIKGVMKTGTWLDVPVKYPPFGNKLKVLKMMQK
- a CDS encoding PDZ domain-containing protein, which translates into the protein MRKLLFSGSSLLLAFTLASTAVSAQDARSQKLGEYDEIIIKRKGEAKDAKVTVEIKDGDVFVDGKPIRDYQGENISVKRRIITPRNGNFTDEAPAFSFENDIRPGPAVLGVITEKSSAEGATITEVAEGSPAAKAGLKTGDVITKINDTNITEPQELFETIGKLQPGNEVTVTYLRDKKEQKAKATLQPRNTAEDEMRGRRFRTPRMPDEPRTFTMPRGFDELFNPNAQPKLGLQVQDREENDGATVQSVEAGSTAEKAGFKNGDIILSLDGKPLKNAREVSTGYREAKDKTTLTFGIRRNGKTETLTVKVPRKLRSENL